One Rosa chinensis cultivar Old Blush chromosome 5, RchiOBHm-V2, whole genome shotgun sequence genomic region harbors:
- the LOC112167364 gene encoding indole-3-acetate O-methyltransferase 1 produces MASNDMNIGESKNGKNGWKVEDNDGSNSKSQGDNVVVSNIKLERIFSMKGGKGEASYANNSQAQAIHARSMLHLLKETLDSVQLSSPDVPFVVVDLGCSSGSNTIYIVDVIIKHITKRYEASGIDPPEFSAFFSDLPSNDFNTLFQLLPPLANYGAGSMEECLAADNHRSYFAAGVPGSFYRRLFPSRSIDLFHSAFSLHWLSQVPESVVDKRSTAYNKGRVFIHGAEECTAKAYKKQYQTDLASFLRARSKEMKKGGSMFLVCLGRTSVDPTDQGGPGILFGTHFQDAWDDLLQEGLITSDKRDTFNIPVYASSLQDFKEVVEADGSFTINKLEIFKGGSPLVVNQPDDAAEVGRALANSCRSVAGVLVDAHIGEKLSGELFSRVEKRGTSHAKELLEKLQFYHIVASLSFS; encoded by the exons GGAGACAATGTTGTAGTCTCTAACATAAAGCTTGAGAGGATTTTTAGCATGAAAGGAGGCAAAGGAGAAGCCAGCTATGCCAATAATTCCCAAGCGCAG GCCATACATGCAAGATCTATGCTTCACCTTCTCAAGGAAACCCTAGACAGTGTTCAGCTGAGCTCCCCCGATGTTCCCTTTGTGGTTGTGGACTTGGGGTGCTCGAGCGGAAGCAACACCATCTACATCGTCGATGTGATCATCAAGCACATTACCAAGCGCTACGAGGCCTCCGGGATTGACCCGCCGGAGTTCTCAGCGTTTTTCTCCGACCTCCCTAGCAATGATTTCAACACTCTCTTCCAGCTCCTCCCTCCTCTGGCCAACTACGGGGCCGGGAGCATGGAGGAGTGCCTCGCCGCAGATAACCACCGCTCGTACTTTGCGGCTGGGGTTCCGGGTTCCTTTTACCGGAGGCTTTTCCCGTCCAGGTCCATTGACCTCTTTCACTCGGCGTTTTCCTTGCATTGGCTTTCTCAG GTGCCGGAGAGTGTGGTGGACAAGCGATCGACGGCGTACAACAAAGGGAGGGTGTTCATCCACGGCGCGGAGGAGTGCACGGCCAAGGCTTACAAGAAGCAGTATCAAACAGACCTAGCGAGCTTCCTGCGAGCAAGATCAAAGGAGATGAAGAAAGGTGGCTCCATGTTCCTTGTTTGCCTCGGCAGGACCTCCGTCGACCCCACCGACCAGGGTGGTCCCGGCATTCTCTTCGGCACCCACTTTCAGGATGCCTGGGACGATCTTCTCCAAGAG GGGCTTATCACTAGTGACAAACGTGACACTTTCAACATTCCGGTGTATGCATCAAGTTTACAAGACTTTAAGGAGGTTGTAGAAGCCGACGGCTCATTCACCATTAACAAGCTTGAGATTTTCAAAGGAGGGAGCCCCCTTGTGGTGAACCAGCCCGATGACGCAGCTGAAGTAGGTCGAGCCCTCGCCAACAGCTGCCGGAGTGTGGCTGGAGTCCTCGTCGATGCACACATAGGGGAGAAGCTCAGCGGTGAACTATTTTCACGAGTAGAAAAGAGAGGCACATCACATGCCAAAGAGCTGCTAGAGAAGCTACAATTCTATCACATAGTGgcttcactttctttttcatga